One genomic segment of Macaca fascicularis isolate 582-1 chromosome 19, T2T-MFA8v1.1 includes these proteins:
- the LOC102138968 gene encoding interferon lambda-3 produces MSGGCMPVLVLMAAVLTVTGAVPVARLPGALPDARGCHIAQFKSLSPQELQAFKRAKDALEESLLLKDCRCRSRLFPRTWDLRQLQVRERPVALEAELALTLKVLEAAADADSVLVDVLDQPLHTLHHILSQLRACIQPQPTAGPRPRGRLHHWLHRLQEAPKKESPGCLEASVTFNLFRLLTRDLKCVASGDLCV; encoded by the exons ATGAGCGGGGGCTGCATGCCAGTGCTGGTGCTGATGGCCGCAGTGCTGACCGTGACTGGAGCAGTTCCTGTCGCCAGGCTCCCCGGGGCTCTCCCGGATGCAAGGGGCTGCCACATAGCCCAGTTCAAGTCCCTGTCTCCACAGGAGCTGCAGGCCTTTAAAAGGGCCAAAGATGCCTTA GAAGAGTCGCTTCTGCTGAAGGACTGCAGGTGCCGCTCCCGCCTCTTCCCCAGGACCTGGGACCTGAGGCAACTGCAG GTGAGGGAGCGCCCCGTGGCTTTGGAGGCTGAGCTGGCCCTGACGCTGAAGGTTCTGGAGGCCGCCGCTGACGCTGACTCGGTCCTGGTGGATGTCTTGGACCAGCCCCTTCACACCCTGCACCACATCCTCTCCCAGCTCCGGGCCTGT ATCCAGCCTCAGCCGACGGCAGGGCCCAGGCCCCGGGGCCGCCTCCACCACTGGCTGCACCGGCTCCAGGAGGCCCCAAAAAAG GAGTCCCCTGGCTGCCTCGAGGCCTCTGTCACCTTCAACCTCTTCCGCCTCCTCACGCGGGACCTGAAATGTGTCGCCAGCGGGGACCTGTGTGTTTGA
- the LOC102139603 gene encoding interferon lambda-1 isoform X2: protein MAAAWIVVLVTLVLGLAVAGPVPTSKPTTTGKGCDIGRFKSLSPQELASFKKARDALEESLKLKNWSCSSPVFPGNWDLRLLQVRERPGALEAELALTLKVLEAAADTDSALEVVLDQPLHTLKHILSQLQACIQAQPTAGPRTRGRLHHWLHRLQEASEKESPGCLEASVTFNLFRLLIRDLTCVANGDLCLRTSTHPEST from the exons ATGGCTGCAGCTTGGATCGTGGTGCTGGTGACTTTGGTGCTAGGCTTGGCCGTGGCAGGCCCTGTCCCCACTTCCAAGCCCACCACAACTGGGAAGGGCTGCGACATTGGCAGGTTCAAATCTCTGTCACCGCAGGAGTTGGCAAGCTTCAAGAAGGCCAGGGACGCCTTG GAAGAGTCACTCAAGTTGAAAAACTGGAGTTGCAGCTCTCCTGTCTTCCCCGGGAATTGGGACCTAAGGCTTCTCCAG GTGAGGGAGCGCCCCGGGGCCTTGGAGGCTGAGCTGGCCCTGACGCTGAAAGTCCTGGAGGCTGCCGCTGACACTGACTCGGCCCTAGAGGTCGTCCTAGACCAGCCCCTTCACACCCTGAAGCACATCCTTTCCCAGCTCCAGGCCTGT ATCCAGGCTCAGCCCACAGCAGGGCCCAGGACCCGGGGCCGCCTCCACCACTGGCTACACCGGCTCCAGGAGGCCTCCGAAAAG GAGTCCCCTGGCTGCCTTGAGGCGTCTGTCACCTTCAACCTCTTCCGCCTACTCATACGGGACCTGACATGTGTCGCCAATGGGGACCTGTGTCTGAGAACGTCAACCCACCCCGAATCCACCTGA
- the LOC102139603 gene encoding uncharacterized protein isoform X1, with the protein MCHDAQLIFVFLVETGFHHVGQAGLELLTSGDPPASASQSAGITGVSHHTCPHPSSLCMQLSLSHCAPTCFLLTRPHPVPGNLCDPRKSPFICLHFTYPLTCLLDHPASPVSFLKSSPSCLLLPRPLTCPHHMHCVTVLPQDCLPVPTNWVFLPVLPHMLFFTSPQVRERPGALEAELALTLKVLEAAADTDSALEVVLDQPLHTLKHILSQLQACIQAQPTAGPRTRGRLHHWLHRLQEASEKESPGCLEASVTFNLFRLLIRDLTCVANGDLCLRTSTHPEST; encoded by the exons atgtgccatgatgcccagctaatttttgtatttttagtagaaacagggtttcaccatgttggccaggctggtctcgaactcctgacctcaggtgacccacctgcctcggcctcccaaagtgctgggattacaggcgtgagccaccacacctgtccgcACCCTTCTTCTCTGTGCATGCAACTGTCCCTCTCTCACTGCGCCCCAACCTGCTTTCTCCTCACCCGTCCCCACCCTGTCCCAGGGAACCTCTGTGACCCCCGTAAGTCCCCTTTCATTTGTCTCCATTTCACTTATCCTCTCACCTGCCTCCTTGACCATCCTGCCTCCCCTGTATCCTTCCTCAAGTCTtccccctcctgcctccttctccccagACCCCTCACCTGTCCCCACCACATGCACTGTGTCACCGTCCTTCCCCAGGATTGCCTACCTGTCCCCACTAACTGGGTCTTCTTGCCTGTTCTCCCTCACATGCTCTTTTTCACCTCTCCTCAGGTGAGGGAGCGCCCCGGGGCCTTGGAGGCTGAGCTGGCCCTGACGCTGAAAGTCCTGGAGGCTGCCGCTGACACTGACTCGGCCCTAGAGGTCGTCCTAGACCAGCCCCTTCACACCCTGAAGCACATCCTTTCCCAGCTCCAGGCCTGT ATCCAGGCTCAGCCCACAGCAGGGCCCAGGACCCGGGGCCGCCTCCACCACTGGCTACACCGGCTCCAGGAGGCCTCCGAAAAG GAGTCCCCTGGCTGCCTTGAGGCGTCTGTCACCTTCAACCTCTTCCGCCTACTCATACGGGACCTGACATGTGTCGCCAATGGGGACCTGTGTCTGAGAACGTCAACCCACCCCGAATCCACCTGA